The Gemmatimonadota bacterium genome segment TCGTCCACATCGCCCAGATTGACCCCGGCCCTTGCGAGCGTAGGTTGCGCGGGATTGAATTGCAATTCGTAGAAAGGTCCTTCACTGTAACCCCATCGACTGTTAGTGGTTTCGACCTTTCGCACGCGCCGGTTCCGTTCCAGTTGGCGCGCAACGCGCTCCGCGTGGTCTCGCAAGTCGTCGAAGTTGTATCCGACCATCTGCAGCCTGAAAGTCGCGGACCCTCCCCTTCCGGAAGAGAAACCGGTTCCCAAACCAGAGACGCTGATGAACAATCCACTGTAGTGGGTAGCCAGATTCATCATCCGGCCCAGCATTTCATAGGGCAGTGCCGTCAGGGCGGATTCCTCAGAAAACCTGGTTTGCATGCTGGCGTTGGTTCCGTCAATCCGGGTCACCACTTCCACGTTCTTCCCACCGGCTTCCACTGCATAGCGTTCGAAGGCGAGCGCCACCGAATCGATCGTGGCCGTCTCCATGCCAGGGTGTCCGCCAATGTGGACGCTGATACGTGTTTCATCGGCAAACCAACCAAAACCCGGCCCCTTCCATACGTCGGTTGCAAACAGAAATACGCTGATCCCGAAGATCCCGAAAGTCGAGAGCGCTACGGGCCACCGCCAGCGGATCATGCGCGATACGGCGCTTCCATACCGGTCCACGAAACGCATCACATTCGCTCGTCGGTACTCCGGGGACACCTTCCTGTCCAGCCGATGCGTGATCACCGGAACCCAGATGCCCGCGACCACGATGGACGCGGCGAGGGTCAGACCGAGACCGAGCGCAAAGGGAGCGAATTCCCGTCTGAATTCATCCGAGAGATAGACGATCGGAACCAGGGCGGCGATCGTGGTCATCGTGGTGGCGGCGACGGGGATCAGCATTTCCGATGTACCGCGCACGGTGGCCGCGTCCGGTTCATCGCCCTCTTCTCGGCGCCGGCGGATGTTCTCGTAGATTACCACCGCGTTGTCCACGAGTATGCCGAAGGCCAGCGCAAGGCCGGAGATGGTGAGCAGATCGAGACCCAGTCCCATGGCCTCGAAGCAGATCAAAGCGGCGAGCATGGAAAGTCCGATGGAACTGAATAGGATGATCGAAGCCCGGATCTGACGGATAAAGACCAGGAGTAGCGCGATGATGGCGATGAGGGCGATGGCGACGCGGATGAACAGGTCGTCCAGCGCCTGCCGGACGTCTTCGCTCCGGTCGGTGACCAGGTTCGCCCGGACGCCCGCCGGCAGGCTCCGCGCCATTTCATCCATGCGCGTGCGTACGCGATCGGCGACATCCAGCATGTTGGTGCCTGGCTGCTGGTCGATTTCGATGGAAATGGCGGGCTGGCCGTTCAATCGTGATACACTGCGCGGTTTCGTCAGTCCCATGCGCGTCTCCACCAGGTCGCCGAGGCGGATGAACTCGTCACGGCCCGCCGCGACGGGCAGGTCGGGTAGATCGCCCATAGTCGACGACATGGGTTTCGTGTACAGCGGGATCAAGGTGGACGCTCTGTGTACGGCCCCGGCCGCATGGGACTTGAAAGTGTCGTTAATCGCGATTTGCACCTGCGCAGCGGTAAGGCCGGAACTGTGCAGCCGGTCGGCATCGAGCCGCAGGACCAATTCTTCTTCCCGCCCCCCGATGACTTCGACGTTCCGCACGCCGTCGATGGAGGACAGGACCGGCAGGATATCCTCGATGGCCAGCGCACGCAACGCGAAGTCCGTCATGGGTCCGGACAGGCGATAGCTCATGAACCCTTCGAGTTCCTGGAACATCTGCGGGATTACTTCCGATATGCGGGGCTCGACGCCGTCGGGCAATTCCTCCCGCAGGGAAGCGAGGCGGTCCCTGAGCAGAGCCCGGGCCGATGCGATCGACAGGGAATGATCGAAATTCGCGTATATGGACGCCATGCCTTCCTTCGTTTCCGATCGTATCTGGACTATACCTGGCACGGAGGAGATTTCCGATTCGATCATGGCGGTCACGTGCTTGACGACGGCTTCCGACGAAGCCCCCGGCCAGGCGACCGCAATGTTCAATCCCGGATAATCCTTATCGGGCTCGAGTGACAGCGGCAGGCGCTGGACGGCCGCCGTTCCGAGGGCAAGTACGACGAGGGCCGCGGCGGTTACGGCGATGGGTCGATGGATCGCGGATGTGAGGAATCTTTCCATGATTCGGTTTCGCGAGTAGCGATTACCGGGATTCGGCCGTCCCGGAGGTCGCCGGCCTGGCGAACAGGCTGTACAGGATCGGTACGACGAACAGCGTCAGCCCAGAACCGAGGATGAGGCCGCCGATCAGCGTGCGGGCCAGGGGCATGCCGAGTTCTCCCCCGGTCCCGAAACCCAGGGCCAGCGGAAGCACGCCGCATATCGTCGTGACGGTGGTCATCAGGATCGGCCTGAGCCGCCGCCTGCCCGCTTCGTGAATCGCATCCCTTCGGGACAGGCCGTCTCGTTCGGCCCGGACGATGAAATCGACCTTGAGGATGGCGTCGTTCACGACGATACCCACGAGGACGATGGCGCCGATCCACGTGATGATGTTCAGGCTTTCACCAAGCAGCGTCAGCACGTAGACCGAGCCGGCCAGCGCGAGGGGAATCACCGCGATGATGATCCAGGGAAGGCGCAGCGATTCGAACTGCGCGGCGAGGATGAGCAGGACGACCACGATGGAGAAGAGAAGCGAGATCAGCAGGGAACGGTAGGCGGTCCTGAGCGTCTGATGCGTCCCGGTGAATTCCACGTAGTGCCCGTTGAACCGGTTGTCGGCCAGCCCTTCCCGCACCAGCAGGTCTCTGACCCGGTCCGCCACGCCGACGAGGTCGTCACTGGTAATCTCCGCATCGACGATGACCATGGGCGCCTGGTCCATGCGCAGGATTTCTCCCGCGACTTCGACGGGTTCGATCGTGGCGAGCGCACGCAGGGGGAACGGTCCGTTCGGTGTATCCACGGCAAGGTCCAGCAAGTCGCGGATGTCCGTGTCATCCTGGCTCATGCCATGCAGGACGATCGGAATGCGCTCATCGGTGCGGTCCAGGTATGTGGCCGTCCGGCCGCCCAGGTAGGTGCGCAGGATTTCGGCGATCCGCTCGGGCTTAACGTCCAGGCGCGCGGCTTGGCGCGCGTCGATGTCGATCCGGTAGGAAGGCCGAAGATCGACGCCGCGCAGCGTGATGTCGGCGAGCGGGAACGCGGAATCGGACAGAAGCGACCGGATGGATCCGGCGGTATCGGACATGCGCCGCTGGCCCGAGTCGACCGGTCCGGCCGTTCGTTCATCCATGTGCAGACGTATCGACAGGTCGGGCTGGCGCCCGCCGAGGATCGTGGACAGCGCCGAGACCGGCGGCTTCAGGTCAACCTGGCTTTGCAGTCCGGGAGGGATGCTTTCGCGTAAGGCGGCCATGACGGCGGGTGTGTCCGGCTGCCCTTCATCCAGGAAAACCTGCACGCGGGCCGTTTCGAGTTTGGTGGCGCCCGGCGCTGTTCCGGGCACGAAGGCCGCTCCGGCCGCTCCGGCCGTCGTCAACGTATGGCGCACGCCCGGGATGGTACGGGCCAGTTCGGAAAGCGCCCGCGCCCGCTCCACCGTGGTTTCCAGCGACGTCCCGGACACGAGCGAAAGGTCCATCCAGAACACGCCTTGATCCACCTCCGGGTAGAAGGACCGCGGCAGGTTGCGCCCGATAAATCCGGCGACCAGGGCGAAACCCAGCAGCAGGATCAGGCCCCGGACAGGATGATTGATGGCGGCGTCCACGGCGCGGCGATAGGTTCCGTACAGCCTGGCGGGCTGCCGCGCTTTGCCGGCTGTTGCGCGCCGGCTCCATCGGGCAACGAGCGCGGGCAACAGCGTCAACGCGGCCGTCCAGGAGAGAATGAGCGACGCGGTGACCGCAAGGGCCTGGTCCCGGAAAAGCTGCCCGGCGACCCCGGGCGTCAGGGCCATGGGCAGAAATACGGCGACGGTGGTCAGCGTGGAGGCGGCCATGGGCAGCGCCACTTCGGCTGCGCCGTTGCCCGCGGCCGACTGGACGTCG includes the following:
- a CDS encoding efflux RND transporter permease subunit, encoding MERFLTSAIHRPIAVTAAALVVLALGTAAVQRLPLSLEPDKDYPGLNIAVAWPGASSEAVVKHVTAMIESEISSVPGIVQIRSETKEGMASIYANFDHSLSIASARALLRDRLASLREELPDGVEPRISEVIPQMFQELEGFMSYRLSGPMTDFALRALAIEDILPVLSSIDGVRNVEVIGGREEELVLRLDADRLHSSGLTAAQVQIAINDTFKSHAAGAVHRASTLIPLYTKPMSSTMGDLPDLPVAAGRDEFIRLGDLVETRMGLTKPRSVSRLNGQPAISIEIDQQPGTNMLDVADRVRTRMDEMARSLPAGVRANLVTDRSEDVRQALDDLFIRVAIALIAIIALLLVFIRQIRASIILFSSIGLSMLAALICFEAMGLGLDLLTISGLALAFGILVDNAVVIYENIRRRREEGDEPDAATVRGTSEMLIPVAATTMTTIAALVPIVYLSDEFRREFAPFALGLGLTLAASIVVAGIWVPVITHRLDRKVSPEYRRANVMRFVDRYGSAVSRMIRWRWPVALSTFGIFGISVFLFATDVWKGPGFGWFADETRISVHIGGHPGMETATIDSVALAFERYAVEAGGKNVEVVTRIDGTNASMQTRFSEESALTALPYEMLGRMMNLATHYSGLFISVSGLGTGFSSGRGGSATFRLQMVGYNFDDLRDHAERVARQLERNRRVRKVETTNSRWGYSEGPFYELQFNPAQPTLARAGVNLGDVDELLRLYGDRESHDGELHLDGRRVPYRLVVDRSASASDLDRLPIRSSDFALDMGDAGYLAFNRVPTAIMRSDQQYERWITYEFVGAGRLAGRFQEAFLNAVELPPGYRLERQTWAGFDWGDERDLYLAVCLAFVLVLLVTSALFESFRRAAVALLTVPMGLTGIFLVFWFFELSFDRGAFLGTIFMVGIVVNNAILLVDRMARLQREGMLLDVAIVTAARQRLRPILITSLTTLVGLTPLLFAGHPSTRDLWISLSYTGLSGLTLSTLLVLFVTPALYRLIAPGDRGSRT
- a CDS encoding efflux RND transporter permease subunit, with amino-acid sequence MNLPQVAVRRPVATCCLTCAAVLIGLIALTRLPVNLLPPLEIPAVTVWTTWADTPPEIVAREITEPIESALRNLPGAMQVRSISREGESLVTVELDWGADLQSTLLAAREKLDTQRFLLPAESDRPVLLNTDPDRAPMMGLVLESGTRNDDGATFSLQRLAEQVLRPRLEQLPEVARASIVGGARPEVQINIDPARLAAYGLSLDTVQDVLYASNRDLPAGLMRRGNYRYTLRIDGAFQTLDDMRATVLATRPDGALIRVKDVAMVRMGERDRRGAVLFDGTPAIGVLVQKTADANLLSASDAVNVLVRQYNIEFPDVSLTVAFDQATFVRGSIRNALTALAGGGVLALIVLLAWFRSFRYAIPVALTMPVAVIAAFAVFDATGVGLNIMSIGGLALGIGMLVDNAIISVENIVRHRETDPDVQSAAGNGAAEVALPMAASTLTTVAVFLPMALTPGVAGQLFRDQALAVTASLILSWTAALTLLPALVARWSRRATAGKARQPARLYGTYRRAVDAAINHPVRGLILLLGFALVAGFIGRNLPRSFYPEVDQGVFWMDLSLVSGTSLETTVERARALSELARTIPGVRHTLTTAGAAGAAFVPGTAPGATKLETARVQVFLDEGQPDTPAVMAALRESIPPGLQSQVDLKPPVSALSTILGGRQPDLSIRLHMDERTAGPVDSGQRRMSDTAGSIRSLLSDSAFPLADITLRGVDLRPSYRIDIDARQAARLDVKPERIAEILRTYLGGRTATYLDRTDERIPIVLHGMSQDDTDIRDLLDLAVDTPNGPFPLRALATIEPVEVAGEILRMDQAPMVIVDAEITSDDLVGVADRVRDLLVREGLADNRFNGHYVEFTGTHQTLRTAYRSLLISLLFSIVVVLLILAAQFESLRLPWIIIAVIPLALAGSVYVLTLLGESLNIITWIGAIVLVGIVVNDAILKVDFIVRAERDGLSRRDAIHEAGRRRLRPILMTTVTTICGVLPLALGFGTGGELGMPLARTLIGGLILGSGLTLFVVPILYSLFARPATSGTAESR